One Hyalangium gracile genomic window carries:
- a CDS encoding TOMM precursor leader peptide-binding protein produces MSDPFNRVMQFKAHLRLEALDAERAFLLGEREQFMLTGRSQVLVASKLDGRRSVQQVITDLEGQVSAPEVLYALANLEKRGHIIEASSALPSEIATFWQALGVNPAQAAARLEASPVAVRTQGGLDPAPLVEALRGAGLTVKDNASLQVVLVDDYLAPELEELNRRALERREPWFLVKPSGAMPWMGPVFRPGEGPCWACLSQRLRANRPVETFLRENKSLVTPLTLPRAELPASRQTGLHLAALALARWVAADQQGSLGHTLLALELPRFQLTEHAVVRRPQCPACGDPDLLKKRADKPVVLEARPRGFTEDNGFRTVTPEQTFARLQPQISPITGVLATLAPLESRSHALRPVFGTTFFCPVSSKTPYFSEFHSISLGKGRTPAQSRASALGEGIERWSSLYQGDEPRIRARLSELGADAYHPRDLLLFSDAQYRDREANNAKNLRERMTVPVPFDERLEVEWTPVWSLTHERRRYMPTSYCYNRYPAAPSENFSPADSNGAAAGNCLEEAILQGFLELAERDAAGIWWYNRLRRPGVDIHSFNDPYFQALQEHYRAHHWRIWALDLTNDVEIPAFVALGMSSRTGQYCIGFGAHLDAHIALQRAITEFNQIFDPSENHKSPWQDFKLEDASFLHPDETLPPRTAADYPKPPMVDIRDDVRGCVARVERLGMETLVLDMTRPDVGLHVVKVSVPGLRHFWPRFAPGRLYDVPVKLGWRSSPLTEAQLNPVPFLL; encoded by the coding sequence ATGAGTGATCCCTTCAACCGAGTCATGCAGTTCAAGGCCCACCTCCGCCTGGAGGCGCTCGACGCGGAGCGGGCCTTCCTCCTGGGAGAGCGCGAGCAGTTCATGCTGACGGGCCGCAGCCAGGTGCTGGTGGCCAGCAAGCTCGATGGTCGCCGCTCCGTCCAGCAGGTCATCACCGACCTCGAAGGACAGGTCTCCGCGCCCGAGGTGCTCTACGCCCTGGCGAACCTGGAGAAGAGGGGACACATCATCGAGGCCTCTTCGGCGCTGCCCTCCGAGATTGCGACGTTCTGGCAGGCACTCGGAGTGAATCCTGCTCAAGCGGCCGCGCGGCTCGAGGCCTCTCCTGTGGCGGTGCGGACCCAGGGCGGACTGGACCCGGCGCCGCTCGTCGAGGCCCTGCGCGGGGCAGGCCTCACCGTCAAAGACAATGCATCGCTCCAGGTGGTCCTCGTCGACGACTACCTCGCGCCGGAGCTGGAGGAGCTCAACCGCCGGGCGCTGGAGCGGCGTGAGCCCTGGTTCCTCGTGAAGCCCTCGGGGGCCATGCCGTGGATGGGCCCGGTGTTCCGTCCCGGCGAAGGGCCTTGCTGGGCCTGTCTCTCGCAGCGCCTGCGGGCCAATCGCCCCGTGGAGACGTTCCTGCGTGAGAACAAGTCACTCGTGACACCCCTGACCCTGCCTCGCGCGGAGCTGCCCGCGAGCCGCCAGACCGGGCTCCACCTGGCCGCGCTGGCGCTGGCGCGGTGGGTCGCGGCGGACCAGCAGGGCTCGCTGGGCCACACCCTGCTCGCGCTGGAACTGCCGCGCTTCCAGCTCACCGAGCACGCCGTGGTGCGGCGGCCCCAGTGCCCCGCCTGCGGCGACCCGGACCTCTTGAAGAAGCGCGCGGACAAGCCCGTGGTGCTGGAGGCCCGCCCCCGGGGCTTCACCGAGGACAATGGCTTCCGCACCGTCACGCCGGAGCAGACCTTCGCGCGCCTCCAGCCGCAGATCAGCCCCATCACCGGCGTGCTCGCCACGCTGGCGCCGCTCGAGTCGCGCAGCCACGCGCTGCGGCCCGTCTTCGGCACCACCTTCTTCTGCCCCGTCTCCTCGAAGACGCCCTACTTCTCCGAGTTCCACTCCATCAGCCTGGGCAAGGGCCGCACCCCGGCCCAGTCTCGCGCCAGCGCGCTCGGCGAGGGCATCGAGCGCTGGAGCTCGCTCTATCAAGGAGATGAGCCTCGCATCCGCGCCCGCCTCTCGGAGCTGGGCGCGGACGCATATCATCCACGAGACCTGCTGTTGTTCAGTGATGCACAGTACCGGGACCGCGAGGCCAACAACGCGAAGAACCTGCGCGAGCGGATGACCGTCCCGGTGCCCTTCGACGAGCGCCTGGAGGTGGAGTGGACGCCGGTGTGGTCCCTCACCCACGAGCGCCGCCGGTACATGCCCACCTCCTATTGTTACAACCGCTACCCGGCCGCTCCCTCGGAGAACTTCAGCCCGGCGGACTCCAACGGCGCGGCGGCGGGCAACTGCCTGGAGGAGGCCATCCTCCAGGGCTTCCTGGAGCTGGCCGAGCGGGATGCGGCGGGCATCTGGTGGTACAACCGCCTGCGCCGGCCCGGGGTGGACATCCACAGCTTCAACGATCCCTACTTCCAGGCGCTGCAGGAGCACTACCGCGCCCACCACTGGCGCATCTGGGCGTTGGATCTCACCAACGACGTGGAGATCCCCGCCTTCGTCGCCCTGGGAATGTCGAGCCGCACCGGCCAGTACTGCATCGGCTTCGGCGCCCACCTGGACGCGCACATCGCGCTCCAGCGCGCCATCACCGAGTTCAACCAGATCTTCGATCCGAGCGAGAACCACAAGTCCCCGTGGCAGGACTTCAAGCTGGAGGATGCATCCTTCCTCCACCCGGACGAGACGCTGCCCCCGCGGACGGCCGCCGACTACCCCAAGCCCCCCATGGTGGACATCCGCGACGACGTGCGCGGGTGCGTGGCGCGGGTGGAGCGCCTGGGGATGGAGACGCTGGTGCTGGACATGACGAGGCCGGACGTGGGCCTGCACGTGGTGAAGGTCTCCGTGCCCGGGCTGCGCCACTTCTGGCCGCGCTTCGCGCCCGGGCGTCTCTATGACGTACCGGTGAAGCTGGGCTGGCGCTCCAGCCCGCTGACCGAGGCGCAGCTCAACCCTGTCCCCTTCCTCCTCTAG
- a CDS encoding amidohydrolase family protein, whose translation MREGLRILDADRHVLEPIEMWREYLPPQYRDGAPYEQVIVPDETVEQRVARLGPKGMLPATPTLMLDGKPAWNGVTERALVEVAWGLAQRTGAYSPGVTPRHHLQSMEQTGLDVAFLYPSFGLFLLRIDGMEPARATAFARAYNDWLRDFCRAAPERLRGVGALCLHEPEALPGEVERIASFGWKAVVIPPNPVCGRTLSHPAYEPFWTTCERLSIAVSLHEGTHARLPTAGADRFTTRFAHNASSHPLEQMLAILTLIEGGVLERHPRLRVGFFEAGCGWLPFWLWRLDNSYKFLPGEVAENVRMKPSEYFRRQCFIGVEPEEPGIADVIRHLGPDNLLFGTDYPHADHGDDIVDHLMALRASVPEEAMRKILWENPARYYGLTG comes from the coding sequence ATGCGTGAAGGTCTTCGGATCCTGGATGCGGATCGCCATGTCCTCGAGCCCATCGAGATGTGGCGCGAGTACCTGCCCCCTCAGTACCGGGACGGTGCGCCGTACGAGCAGGTCATCGTTCCGGACGAGACGGTGGAGCAGCGCGTGGCGCGGCTGGGTCCCAAGGGGATGCTGCCCGCCACGCCCACGCTGATGCTCGACGGGAAGCCGGCGTGGAACGGGGTGACGGAGCGCGCATTGGTGGAGGTGGCCTGGGGCCTGGCCCAGCGGACCGGGGCCTACTCTCCCGGCGTCACCCCCAGGCACCACCTCCAGTCCATGGAGCAGACGGGCCTGGATGTCGCCTTCCTCTATCCCTCGTTCGGCCTGTTCCTGCTGCGCATCGACGGCATGGAGCCAGCGCGGGCCACGGCCTTCGCGCGCGCCTACAACGACTGGCTGAGGGACTTCTGCCGCGCCGCTCCCGAGCGCCTCAGAGGCGTGGGCGCCCTGTGCCTGCACGAGCCCGAGGCGCTGCCCGGAGAGGTGGAGCGCATCGCCAGCTTCGGGTGGAAGGCCGTCGTCATCCCTCCCAACCCGGTGTGCGGACGGACGCTGTCCCACCCCGCCTACGAGCCCTTCTGGACGACGTGCGAGCGGCTCTCCATCGCCGTCTCGCTCCACGAGGGCACGCACGCGCGGCTGCCCACGGCGGGCGCGGACCGCTTCACCACGCGCTTCGCGCACAACGCCTCGTCACACCCGCTGGAGCAGATGCTGGCCATCCTCACCCTCATCGAGGGGGGCGTGCTGGAGCGCCACCCGCGCCTGCGCGTGGGCTTCTTCGAGGCCGGCTGCGGCTGGCTGCCCTTCTGGCTGTGGCGCCTGGACAACAGCTACAAGTTCCTGCCCGGCGAGGTGGCGGAGAACGTCCGCATGAAGCCCTCGGAGTACTTCCGCCGTCAGTGCTTCATCGGCGTCGAGCCCGAGGAGCCCGGCATCGCCGACGTCATCCGGCACCTGGGCCCAGACAACCTCCTGTTCGGCACGGACTATCCCCACGCGGACCACGGGGACGACATCGTGGACCACCTGATGGCCCTGCGCGCATCCGTCCCCGAGGAGGCGATGCGGAAGATCCTCTGGGAGAACCCGGCCCGCTACTACGGCCTGACCGGCTGA